A window of Nerophis ophidion isolate RoL-2023_Sa linkage group LG17, RoL_Noph_v1.0, whole genome shotgun sequence contains these coding sequences:
- the golga2 gene encoding golgin subfamily A member 2 isoform X2 — protein MADQSRQTKLAAAKKKLKEFQQKSSPVSVGVDKAGGGLGGGAGAKKKRKGKGFNQYDAPPIERNSPDNFDSILKTLSQSNGVVLPPCDKRQNLADMETTCSSVPPPTEDLAAELDCNTPVSNTTTSTNAATNLQSVSHHADLSQNYPDTNGNESLTEENMPLSSTESLRQLSQQLNGLVSETPAAHVNGERELESLNQELSAALESSNLTNSQLNTKLDQLAKQSQEVTDQLQKERKEFEQKFSKEHGAMREQLQVHIQTIGILVSEKSELQTALQYTQQAARQKAAEAEDLNSSLQTSRQRVSELERTLSSVSTQQKQFEKHNKELEKERDTLRLEVFRQSNLSEEFKQLTSELSEQLRQRVQETVALKLEVDDLHKRLEIADLMLQQCSTQSDPNSAKQQIQLLLEEKQQMEVHNHQLMESVGQLKTERDCYAQQIQEEGRVWKDKTEQLLTQVSLVAEERDRNISRVQELEASITELKNAAELLSQETHSAAEPQASGPSETEVALQEALNTLQQEHNSLDAQYQSQMRDNEQLSRLCSEKEARLADLEQQVENRTQEADDRRRMLEDVQSDKATISRALNQNRTLKDQLAELQNGFVKLTNENMELTNAIQSEQHVKKELARRMGELQEEIHNAKEQLELKHKEAEGLAEQRNQVAAHLQQYCAGYQALVSEREQLHQQYLTQSQIMDRLQHDESHGRTQLEMSQSQLHQAQEHLEQLVKDNEHLKSEVRELLNSSALAVTPRDEGDGIESQSPQESVTELSSIVIPQDFESQKEMEEFIRGALSQVEAERDDARRQLREEHRLHMAAKHQATLALNLERHSHSEHGHHHGDEHPHDQHSHCEHHHQQSGGVAVEVHQALQTAMERLQQRFTSLMQEKADLKERVEELEHRCIQLSGETDTIGEYIALYQNQRAIMKQKHQEKEQYITLLAQDKEEMKAKLAELQDLVMRLVAERNDWYSRYMEGVTQVNPDLLPVGEDHSPDAEHQHQAHHQQAEAMEVIPLSEPTAQEAPSSTHVPVRSEPAALAPEGDGTAQQIMQLLHDIQNPQGSTSRLSPLMGDNPCIPFFYRPDEQDEVKILVV, from the exons AACTTAGCCGACATGGAGACCACATGCTCCTCAGTTCCCCCGCCCACGGAGGACCTGGCAGCTGAGCTTGACTGCAACACGCCTGTATCTAACACTACCACTAGCACTAACGCCGCTACTAACCTTCAAAGTGTAAGCCACCATGCTGACCTGTCACAG AACTACCCCGATACCAATGGCAATGAAAGTTTAACAGAGGAAAATAT GCCGCTGTCTTCCACAGAGAGCCTGAGACAGCTATCCCAGCAACTAAACGGCCTTGTCTCTGAG ACGCCTGCTGCTCACGTGAACGGCGAGAGAGAACTGGAG AGTCTGAACCAGGAGCTGTCTGCTGCCCTGGAGTCCAGCAACTTAACAAACTCTCAGCTCAATACCAAGCTTGACCAGCTG GCCAAACAATCTCAGGAGGTCACTGATCAGCTACAAAAG GAGCGAAAAGAATTTGAACAAAAGTTTTCCAAAGAGCATGGTGCAATGCGAGAGCAACTGCAG GTTCACATTCAAACTATCGGCATACTTGTGTCGGAGAAATCGGAGCTGCAGACGGCCCTACAGTACACGCAACAGGCGGCACGGCAGAAAGCAG CCGAGGCCGAGGACCTCAACAGCAGTCTTCAGACATCAAGGCAGAGAGTGTCGGAGCTGGAGAGAACGCTGTCTTCTGTCTCAACGCAGCAGAAACAGTTTGAAAAG CACAATAAAGAGTTAGAAAAAGAGAGAGACACTTTGAGGCTGGAGGTATTTAGACAAAG CAATTTGAGTGAGGAGTTCAAACAGCTGACCTCCGAGCTGTCAGAGCAGCTGAGGCAGAGAGTGCAGGAGACGGTAGCATTGAAGCTGGAGGTGGATGATCTTCACAAGAGGCTGGAGATCGCTGACCTCATGTTGCAGCAG TGCTCCACCCAGTCAGATCCCAATAGTGCCAAACAACAAATCCAACTATTGCTTGAGGAGAAGCAGCAAATGGAAGTGCATAATCATCAG CTAATGGAGTCAGTTGGCCAGCTGAAGACTGAGAGGGATTGCTATGCACAGCAGATCCAGGAGGAGGGTCGTGTTTGGAAAGACAAAACAGAGCAACtcctcacacaa GTGTCATTAGTGGCGGAGGAGAGGGACAGAAACATCAGCAGAGTCCAAGAACTTGAAGCTAGCATCACAGAGCTAAAGAATGCTGCAG AATTGCTGTCCCAGGAGACTCACAGCGCTGCAGAGCCTCAGGCTTCAGGTCCTTCAGAGACCGAAGTAGCTTTGCAGGAGGCTCTCAACACTCTGCAACAAGAACACAACTCTCTTGATGCACAGTATCAGTCGCAA ATGCGCGACAACGAGCAGCTGAGTCGCTTGTGCTCAGAGAAAGAAGCACGTCTGGCAGATCTGGAGCAGCAGGTGGAGAACCGGACCCAGGAGGCAGATGACCGCCGCCGCATGCTGGAAGACGTGCAATCAGACAAGGCTACGATCAGCCGCGCTCTCAACCAGAACCGCACACTGAAGGATCAGCTGGCGGAGCTACAGAACGGCTTTGTTAAACTG ACAAACGAAAATATGGAGCTGACCAACGCCATTCAGTCAGAGCAGcatgtgaagaaggagctggcaCGTAGGATGGGGGAGCTTCAAGAGGAGATACATAACGCCAAAGAGCAG CTGGAATTGAAACATAAAGAGGCTGAAGGACTGGCAGAGCAGAGGAACCAGGTGGCGGCCCACCTGCAGCAGTACTGTGCCGGTTACCAGGCTCTTGTGTCCGAGAGGGAGCAGCTCCACCAACAGTATTTGACACAGAGCCAGATCATGGATCGGCTGCAGCATGACGAATCCCACGGCCGCACTCAGCTAGAAATGAGCCAGAGTCAGCTGCACCAAGCACAG GAGCATTTGGAGCAGTTGGTCAAAGATAACGAGCATTTGAAGAGTGAGGTGAGGGAGCTGCTTAACAGTTCAGCTCTCGCCGTGACGCCACGAGATGAAG GAGACGGCATTGAAAGTCAGTCACCCCAAGAGAGTGTTACAGAGTTGTCCTCCATCGTCATCCCTCAAGACTTTGAGAGCCAGAAAGAGATG GAGGAGTTCATCCGCGGGGCGTTGTCCCAGGTGGAGGCGGAGAGAGACGATGCCAGGAGGCAGCTGAGGGAGGAGCACAGGCTCCACATGGCGGCAAAGCACCAAGCCACCTTGGCTCTAAACCTAGAGCGCCACAGCCACTCCGAGCACGGGCACCATCATGGCGATGAACACCCTCATGACCAACATAGTCACTGTGAACACCATCACCAGCAATCAG GAGGAGTGGCGGTAGAAGTTCATCAGGCGCTGCAGACCGCCATGGAGAGGCTCCAACAGCGGTTCACCTCGCTCATGCAGGAGAAGGCCGACCTGAAGGAGCGAGTGGAGGAGCTGGAGCATCGCTGCATTCAACTGTCTGGAGAGACAGACACTATTG GAGAGTACATCGCCTTGTATCAGAATCAGAGGGCCATCATGAAGCAGAAGCACCAGGAGAAGGAGCAGTACATCACCCTGCTGGCTCAGGATAAAGAAGAGATGAAG GCGAAGCTTGCAGAGCTGCAGGATCTTGTCATGAGGCTGGTGGCCGAGAGGAACGACTGGTACAGCCGATACATGGAGGGCGTAACCCAGGTCAATCCCGACCTGCTTCCTGTTGGCGAGGACCACAGTCCAGATGCAGAGCACCAGCATCAAGCACACCACCAGCAAGCAG AAGCCATGGAGGTCATCCCCCTGTCAGAGCCCACCGCCCAGGAAGCCCCCTCGTCGACTCACGTCCCCGTCCGCAGCGAGCCCGCGGCGCTGGCGCCCGAAGGAGACGGCACGGCTCAGCAGATCATGCAGCTCCTCCATGACATCCAAAACCCGCAGGGGAGCACGTCCCGACTTTCCCCCTTAATGGGCGACAACCCCTGCATCCCCTTCTTCTACCGCCCTGACGAGCAGGACGAGGTGAAGATACTTGTGGTGTGA
- the golga2 gene encoding golgin subfamily A member 2 isoform X1: MADQSRQTKLAAAKKKLKEFQQKSSPVSVGVDKAGGGLGGGAGAKKKRKGKGFNQYDAPPIERNSPDNFDSILKTLSQSNGVVLPPCDKRQNLADMETTCSSVPPPTEDLAAELDCNTPVSNTTTSTNAATNLQSVSHHADLSQNYPDTNGNESLTEENMPLSSTESLRQLSQQLNGLVSETPAAHVNGERELESLNQELSAALESSNLTNSQLNTKLDQLAKQSQEVTDQLQKERKEFEQKFSKEHGAMREQLQVHIQTIGILVSEKSELQTALQYTQQAARQKAAEAEDLNSSLQTSRQRVSELERTLSSVSTQQKQFEKHNKELEKERDTLRLEVFRQSNLSEEFKQLTSELSEQLRQRVQETVALKLEVDDLHKRLEIADLMLQQCSTQSDPNSAKQQIQLLLEEKQQMEVHNHQLMESVGQLKTERDCYAQQIQEEGRVWKDKTEQLLTQVSLVAEERDRNISRVQELEASITELKNAAELLSQETHSAAEPQASGPSETEVALQEALNTLQQEHNSLDAQYQSQMRDNEQLSRLCSEKEARLADLEQQVENRTQEADDRRRMLEDVQSDKATISRALNQNRTLKDQLAELQNGFVKLTNENMELTNAIQSEQHVKKELARRMGELQEEIHNAKEQLELKHKEAEGLAEQRNQVAAHLQQYCAGYQALVSEREQLHQQYLTQSQIMDRLQHDESHGRTQLEMSQSQLHQAQEHLEQLVKDNEHLKSEVRELLNSSALAVTPRDEGDGIESQSPQESVTELSSIVIPQDFESQKEMEEFIRGALSQVEAERDDARRQLREEHRLHMAAKHQATLALNLERHSHSEHGHHHGDEHPHDQHSHCEHHHQQSEGGVAVEVHQALQTAMERLQQRFTSLMQEKADLKERVEELEHRCIQLSGETDTIGEYIALYQNQRAIMKQKHQEKEQYITLLAQDKEEMKAKLAELQDLVMRLVAERNDWYSRYMEGVTQVNPDLLPVGEDHSPDAEHQHQAHHQQAEAMEVIPLSEPTAQEAPSSTHVPVRSEPAALAPEGDGTAQQIMQLLHDIQNPQGSTSRLSPLMGDNPCIPFFYRPDEQDEVKILVV; encoded by the exons AACTTAGCCGACATGGAGACCACATGCTCCTCAGTTCCCCCGCCCACGGAGGACCTGGCAGCTGAGCTTGACTGCAACACGCCTGTATCTAACACTACCACTAGCACTAACGCCGCTACTAACCTTCAAAGTGTAAGCCACCATGCTGACCTGTCACAG AACTACCCCGATACCAATGGCAATGAAAGTTTAACAGAGGAAAATAT GCCGCTGTCTTCCACAGAGAGCCTGAGACAGCTATCCCAGCAACTAAACGGCCTTGTCTCTGAG ACGCCTGCTGCTCACGTGAACGGCGAGAGAGAACTGGAG AGTCTGAACCAGGAGCTGTCTGCTGCCCTGGAGTCCAGCAACTTAACAAACTCTCAGCTCAATACCAAGCTTGACCAGCTG GCCAAACAATCTCAGGAGGTCACTGATCAGCTACAAAAG GAGCGAAAAGAATTTGAACAAAAGTTTTCCAAAGAGCATGGTGCAATGCGAGAGCAACTGCAG GTTCACATTCAAACTATCGGCATACTTGTGTCGGAGAAATCGGAGCTGCAGACGGCCCTACAGTACACGCAACAGGCGGCACGGCAGAAAGCAG CCGAGGCCGAGGACCTCAACAGCAGTCTTCAGACATCAAGGCAGAGAGTGTCGGAGCTGGAGAGAACGCTGTCTTCTGTCTCAACGCAGCAGAAACAGTTTGAAAAG CACAATAAAGAGTTAGAAAAAGAGAGAGACACTTTGAGGCTGGAGGTATTTAGACAAAG CAATTTGAGTGAGGAGTTCAAACAGCTGACCTCCGAGCTGTCAGAGCAGCTGAGGCAGAGAGTGCAGGAGACGGTAGCATTGAAGCTGGAGGTGGATGATCTTCACAAGAGGCTGGAGATCGCTGACCTCATGTTGCAGCAG TGCTCCACCCAGTCAGATCCCAATAGTGCCAAACAACAAATCCAACTATTGCTTGAGGAGAAGCAGCAAATGGAAGTGCATAATCATCAG CTAATGGAGTCAGTTGGCCAGCTGAAGACTGAGAGGGATTGCTATGCACAGCAGATCCAGGAGGAGGGTCGTGTTTGGAAAGACAAAACAGAGCAACtcctcacacaa GTGTCATTAGTGGCGGAGGAGAGGGACAGAAACATCAGCAGAGTCCAAGAACTTGAAGCTAGCATCACAGAGCTAAAGAATGCTGCAG AATTGCTGTCCCAGGAGACTCACAGCGCTGCAGAGCCTCAGGCTTCAGGTCCTTCAGAGACCGAAGTAGCTTTGCAGGAGGCTCTCAACACTCTGCAACAAGAACACAACTCTCTTGATGCACAGTATCAGTCGCAA ATGCGCGACAACGAGCAGCTGAGTCGCTTGTGCTCAGAGAAAGAAGCACGTCTGGCAGATCTGGAGCAGCAGGTGGAGAACCGGACCCAGGAGGCAGATGACCGCCGCCGCATGCTGGAAGACGTGCAATCAGACAAGGCTACGATCAGCCGCGCTCTCAACCAGAACCGCACACTGAAGGATCAGCTGGCGGAGCTACAGAACGGCTTTGTTAAACTG ACAAACGAAAATATGGAGCTGACCAACGCCATTCAGTCAGAGCAGcatgtgaagaaggagctggcaCGTAGGATGGGGGAGCTTCAAGAGGAGATACATAACGCCAAAGAGCAG CTGGAATTGAAACATAAAGAGGCTGAAGGACTGGCAGAGCAGAGGAACCAGGTGGCGGCCCACCTGCAGCAGTACTGTGCCGGTTACCAGGCTCTTGTGTCCGAGAGGGAGCAGCTCCACCAACAGTATTTGACACAGAGCCAGATCATGGATCGGCTGCAGCATGACGAATCCCACGGCCGCACTCAGCTAGAAATGAGCCAGAGTCAGCTGCACCAAGCACAG GAGCATTTGGAGCAGTTGGTCAAAGATAACGAGCATTTGAAGAGTGAGGTGAGGGAGCTGCTTAACAGTTCAGCTCTCGCCGTGACGCCACGAGATGAAG GAGACGGCATTGAAAGTCAGTCACCCCAAGAGAGTGTTACAGAGTTGTCCTCCATCGTCATCCCTCAAGACTTTGAGAGCCAGAAAGAGATG GAGGAGTTCATCCGCGGGGCGTTGTCCCAGGTGGAGGCGGAGAGAGACGATGCCAGGAGGCAGCTGAGGGAGGAGCACAGGCTCCACATGGCGGCAAAGCACCAAGCCACCTTGGCTCTAAACCTAGAGCGCCACAGCCACTCCGAGCACGGGCACCATCATGGCGATGAACACCCTCATGACCAACATAGTCACTGTGAACACCATCACCAGCAATCAG AAGGAGGAGTGGCGGTAGAAGTTCATCAGGCGCTGCAGACCGCCATGGAGAGGCTCCAACAGCGGTTCACCTCGCTCATGCAGGAGAAGGCCGACCTGAAGGAGCGAGTGGAGGAGCTGGAGCATCGCTGCATTCAACTGTCTGGAGAGACAGACACTATTG GAGAGTACATCGCCTTGTATCAGAATCAGAGGGCCATCATGAAGCAGAAGCACCAGGAGAAGGAGCAGTACATCACCCTGCTGGCTCAGGATAAAGAAGAGATGAAG GCGAAGCTTGCAGAGCTGCAGGATCTTGTCATGAGGCTGGTGGCCGAGAGGAACGACTGGTACAGCCGATACATGGAGGGCGTAACCCAGGTCAATCCCGACCTGCTTCCTGTTGGCGAGGACCACAGTCCAGATGCAGAGCACCAGCATCAAGCACACCACCAGCAAGCAG AAGCCATGGAGGTCATCCCCCTGTCAGAGCCCACCGCCCAGGAAGCCCCCTCGTCGACTCACGTCCCCGTCCGCAGCGAGCCCGCGGCGCTGGCGCCCGAAGGAGACGGCACGGCTCAGCAGATCATGCAGCTCCTCCATGACATCCAAAACCCGCAGGGGAGCACGTCCCGACTTTCCCCCTTAATGGGCGACAACCCCTGCATCCCCTTCTTCTACCGCCCTGACGAGCAGGACGAGGTGAAGATACTTGTGGTGTGA
- the golga2 gene encoding golgin subfamily A member 2 isoform X6 — protein sequence MADQSRQTKLAAAKKKLKEFQQKSSPVSVGVDKAGGGLGGGAGAKKKRKGKGFNQYDAPPIERNSPDNNLADMETTCSSVPPPTEDLAAELDCNTPVSNTTTSTNAATNLQSNYPDTNGNESLTEENMPLSSTESLRQLSQQLNGLVSETPAAHVNGERELESLNQELSAALESSNLTNSQLNTKLDQLAKQSQEVTDQLQKERKEFEQKFSKEHGAMREQLQVHIQTIGILVSEKSELQTALQYTQQAARQKAAEAEDLNSSLQTSRQRVSELERTLSSVSTQQKQFEKHNKELEKERDTLRLEVFRQSNLSEEFKQLTSELSEQLRQRVQETVALKLEVDDLHKRLEIADLMLQQCSTQSDPNSAKQQIQLLLEEKQQMEVHNHQLMESVGQLKTERDCYAQQIQEEGRVWKDKTEQLLTQVSLVAEERDRNISRVQELEASITELKNAAELLSQETHSAAEPQASGPSETEVALQEALNTLQQEHNSLDAQYQSQMRDNEQLSRLCSEKEARLADLEQQVENRTQEADDRRRMLEDVQSDKATISRALNQNRTLKDQLAELQNGFVKLTNENMELTNAIQSEQHVKKELARRMGELQEEIHNAKEQLELKHKEAEGLAEQRNQVAAHLQQYCAGYQALVSEREQLHQQYLTQSQIMDRLQHDESHGRTQLEMSQSQLHQAQEHLEQLVKDNEHLKSEVRELLNSSALAVTPRDEGDGIESQSPQESVTELSSIVIPQDFESQKEMEEFIRGALSQVEAERDDARRQLREEHRLHMAAKHQATLALNLERHSHSEHGHHHGDEHPHDQHSHCEHHHQQSEGGVAVEVHQALQTAMERLQQRFTSLMQEKADLKERVEELEHRCIQLSGETDTIGEYIALYQNQRAIMKQKHQEKEQYITLLAQDKEEMKAKLAELQDLVMRLVAERNDWYSRYMEGVTQVNPDLLPVGEDHSPDAEHQHQAHHQQAEAMEVIPLSEPTAQEAPSSTHVPVRSEPAALAPEGDGTAQQIMQLLHDIQNPQGSTSRLSPLMGDNPCIPFFYRPDEQDEVKILVV from the exons AACTTAGCCGACATGGAGACCACATGCTCCTCAGTTCCCCCGCCCACGGAGGACCTGGCAGCTGAGCTTGACTGCAACACGCCTGTATCTAACACTACCACTAGCACTAACGCCGCTACTAACCTTCAAAGT AACTACCCCGATACCAATGGCAATGAAAGTTTAACAGAGGAAAATAT GCCGCTGTCTTCCACAGAGAGCCTGAGACAGCTATCCCAGCAACTAAACGGCCTTGTCTCTGAG ACGCCTGCTGCTCACGTGAACGGCGAGAGAGAACTGGAG AGTCTGAACCAGGAGCTGTCTGCTGCCCTGGAGTCCAGCAACTTAACAAACTCTCAGCTCAATACCAAGCTTGACCAGCTG GCCAAACAATCTCAGGAGGTCACTGATCAGCTACAAAAG GAGCGAAAAGAATTTGAACAAAAGTTTTCCAAAGAGCATGGTGCAATGCGAGAGCAACTGCAG GTTCACATTCAAACTATCGGCATACTTGTGTCGGAGAAATCGGAGCTGCAGACGGCCCTACAGTACACGCAACAGGCGGCACGGCAGAAAGCAG CCGAGGCCGAGGACCTCAACAGCAGTCTTCAGACATCAAGGCAGAGAGTGTCGGAGCTGGAGAGAACGCTGTCTTCTGTCTCAACGCAGCAGAAACAGTTTGAAAAG CACAATAAAGAGTTAGAAAAAGAGAGAGACACTTTGAGGCTGGAGGTATTTAGACAAAG CAATTTGAGTGAGGAGTTCAAACAGCTGACCTCCGAGCTGTCAGAGCAGCTGAGGCAGAGAGTGCAGGAGACGGTAGCATTGAAGCTGGAGGTGGATGATCTTCACAAGAGGCTGGAGATCGCTGACCTCATGTTGCAGCAG TGCTCCACCCAGTCAGATCCCAATAGTGCCAAACAACAAATCCAACTATTGCTTGAGGAGAAGCAGCAAATGGAAGTGCATAATCATCAG CTAATGGAGTCAGTTGGCCAGCTGAAGACTGAGAGGGATTGCTATGCACAGCAGATCCAGGAGGAGGGTCGTGTTTGGAAAGACAAAACAGAGCAACtcctcacacaa GTGTCATTAGTGGCGGAGGAGAGGGACAGAAACATCAGCAGAGTCCAAGAACTTGAAGCTAGCATCACAGAGCTAAAGAATGCTGCAG AATTGCTGTCCCAGGAGACTCACAGCGCTGCAGAGCCTCAGGCTTCAGGTCCTTCAGAGACCGAAGTAGCTTTGCAGGAGGCTCTCAACACTCTGCAACAAGAACACAACTCTCTTGATGCACAGTATCAGTCGCAA ATGCGCGACAACGAGCAGCTGAGTCGCTTGTGCTCAGAGAAAGAAGCACGTCTGGCAGATCTGGAGCAGCAGGTGGAGAACCGGACCCAGGAGGCAGATGACCGCCGCCGCATGCTGGAAGACGTGCAATCAGACAAGGCTACGATCAGCCGCGCTCTCAACCAGAACCGCACACTGAAGGATCAGCTGGCGGAGCTACAGAACGGCTTTGTTAAACTG ACAAACGAAAATATGGAGCTGACCAACGCCATTCAGTCAGAGCAGcatgtgaagaaggagctggcaCGTAGGATGGGGGAGCTTCAAGAGGAGATACATAACGCCAAAGAGCAG CTGGAATTGAAACATAAAGAGGCTGAAGGACTGGCAGAGCAGAGGAACCAGGTGGCGGCCCACCTGCAGCAGTACTGTGCCGGTTACCAGGCTCTTGTGTCCGAGAGGGAGCAGCTCCACCAACAGTATTTGACACAGAGCCAGATCATGGATCGGCTGCAGCATGACGAATCCCACGGCCGCACTCAGCTAGAAATGAGCCAGAGTCAGCTGCACCAAGCACAG GAGCATTTGGAGCAGTTGGTCAAAGATAACGAGCATTTGAAGAGTGAGGTGAGGGAGCTGCTTAACAGTTCAGCTCTCGCCGTGACGCCACGAGATGAAG GAGACGGCATTGAAAGTCAGTCACCCCAAGAGAGTGTTACAGAGTTGTCCTCCATCGTCATCCCTCAAGACTTTGAGAGCCAGAAAGAGATG GAGGAGTTCATCCGCGGGGCGTTGTCCCAGGTGGAGGCGGAGAGAGACGATGCCAGGAGGCAGCTGAGGGAGGAGCACAGGCTCCACATGGCGGCAAAGCACCAAGCCACCTTGGCTCTAAACCTAGAGCGCCACAGCCACTCCGAGCACGGGCACCATCATGGCGATGAACACCCTCATGACCAACATAGTCACTGTGAACACCATCACCAGCAATCAG AAGGAGGAGTGGCGGTAGAAGTTCATCAGGCGCTGCAGACCGCCATGGAGAGGCTCCAACAGCGGTTCACCTCGCTCATGCAGGAGAAGGCCGACCTGAAGGAGCGAGTGGAGGAGCTGGAGCATCGCTGCATTCAACTGTCTGGAGAGACAGACACTATTG GAGAGTACATCGCCTTGTATCAGAATCAGAGGGCCATCATGAAGCAGAAGCACCAGGAGAAGGAGCAGTACATCACCCTGCTGGCTCAGGATAAAGAAGAGATGAAG GCGAAGCTTGCAGAGCTGCAGGATCTTGTCATGAGGCTGGTGGCCGAGAGGAACGACTGGTACAGCCGATACATGGAGGGCGTAACCCAGGTCAATCCCGACCTGCTTCCTGTTGGCGAGGACCACAGTCCAGATGCAGAGCACCAGCATCAAGCACACCACCAGCAAGCAG AAGCCATGGAGGTCATCCCCCTGTCAGAGCCCACCGCCCAGGAAGCCCCCTCGTCGACTCACGTCCCCGTCCGCAGCGAGCCCGCGGCGCTGGCGCCCGAAGGAGACGGCACGGCTCAGCAGATCATGCAGCTCCTCCATGACATCCAAAACCCGCAGGGGAGCACGTCCCGACTTTCCCCCTTAATGGGCGACAACCCCTGCATCCCCTTCTTCTACCGCCCTGACGAGCAGGACGAGGTGAAGATACTTGTGGTGTGA